The Brachyspira hyodysenteriae ATCC 27164 sequence GATAAACTTTCATCAATATTTTTTTCATCATATTCACTAACTTCTTCTGATAATGGTTCTGATTCTTCTAATTTTTCTTCAATGGCTTCTTCTGAATTCTCAAGCTCTTCTAAAGCTGATAAGCCTTCATCAATGTTTTTTTCATCATCTTCACTAACTTCTTCTGATAATGGTTCTGATTCTTCTAATTTTTCTTCAATGGCTTCTTCTATATTTTCAAGCTCTTCTAAAGCTGATAAACCTTCATCAATGTTTTTTTCATCATCTTCACTAACTTCTTCTGATAATGGTTCTGATTCTTCTAATTTTTCTTCAATGGCTTCTTCTGCATTCTCAAGCTCTTCTAAAGCTGATAAACTTTCATCAATGTTTTTTTCATCATCTTGAATAACTTCTTCTTCTGGAGAACTTTCATCATCTTCTATATGATTAATATCAAGAAGTTCTTCATCAGTATATTCTTTCATTTCCAAACCAGATTCTTCTGTTGCAGTATCTGATTCTTCTGGATTTTCATCAATAGATTCTTCTATATTTTCAAGCTCTTCTAAAGCTGATAAATCTTCATCAGGAGTTTTTTCATCATCTTGAATAACTTCTTCTTCTGGAGAACTTTCATCATCTTCTATATGATTAATATCAAGAAGCTCTTCATCAGTATATTCTTTCATTTCCAAACCAGATTCTTCTGTTGCAGTATCTGATTCTTCTGGATTTTCATCAATAGATTCTTCTATATTTTCAAGCTCTTCTAAAGCTGATGAATCTTCATCAGGAGTTTTTTCATCATCTTCTCTAGCTTCTTCTTCTGGAGAACTCTCATCATCTTCTATATGATTAATATCAAGAAGTTCTTCATCAGTATATTCTTTCATTTCCAAACCAGATTCTTCTGCTGAAGTATCTGATTCTTCTGGATTCTCATCAATAGATTCTTCTATATTTTCAAGCTCTTCTAAAGCTGATGAATCTTCATCAGGAGTTTTTTCATCATCTTCTCTAGCTTCTTCTTCTGGAGAACTTTCATCATCTTCTATATGATTAATATCAAGAAGCTCTTCATCGGTATATTCTTTCATTTCCAAACCAGATTCTTCTGCTGAAGTATCTGATTCTTCTGGATTCTCATTAATAGATTCTTCTATATTCTCAAGCTCTTCTAAAGCTGATAAATCTTCATCAGGAGTTTTTTCATCATCTTGAATAACTTCTTCTTCTGGAGAACTTTCATCATCTTCTATATGATTAATATCAAGAAGTTCTTCATCGGTATATTCTTTCATTTCCAAACCAGATTCTTCTGTTGTAGAATCTGATTCTTCTGGATTCTCATCAATAGATTCTTCTATATTTTCAAGCTCTTCTAAAGCCGATGAATTTTCTTCATTACTTTGAGCAGATTCTTCTGGAACCTTATTATTAGATTCTATTTCTTCATCATCTAATATATTATTAATATCAAGAAGTTCTTCATCTGTATATTCTCTCAACTCTAAACCAGATTCTTCTTCTGAAGTATCATCATCATCGTATTCTTCTTCATATTCTATATTTTCTCCTATAAGATCTTCTATATTAATATCTTTAGGAGCAGCATTTTCAACATTGTTATTTGCATCATTTGGTAAATCTTTTAGCGTATCTTCTAAATTATTTAAATCTGATTCACCTAGACGTATACTTTCATCTTTAATGTTTTCTACGTTTAGAGTATTTTCTTCACCAATTAAATCTTCTATATCAATATCTTCTATTGATTTATTATCGCCTTTTATATCATCTGATAGTTCTTTTAAATTATCTTCTAAACTATTTAAATCTGATTCATCTGAAGTAATATCATCATTTTCTGCAGAATTTAAATCTGAATCTTTTTCCTCTTCTTCATAATATGTTGGAGAATCATCTTTTTTAAAGCTATCATCTAAATTGAAATCTTCAACAGTTTCAATATTACTTAATTCATAACCTTCCAAAGATTCATCTTCAGATTGCTTATGTATATTACTTTCTTCTTTGGAATATATATTATTTATTATTTCAGATTGTTCTTCTGTTAATTCTGATGTTTTTTCTGGTTCTTCTTCTTGAACTTCAGTTTCTTCTTTATCTAAATTATTTGAATTATCTGAATTAGGAAATAGTCTTGACATATCTATTTCAGAATCAACTATTTCACCTGCCACTTCTATATCGCTTTCTGACAAGCTTAAAGTTTCTTGAAGGTTTTTATAATTTTTTGTCTCTTCTTCAGAATAAGCATTATTGCTTACATCTAATCCTTCTTTATCTTCTGAATAATTATTAACGACTTTATTATCTTTTTCCTCATATTCTTTAGTAGTTATTTTACCATGTATCTTTGGAGTTTCTTTATCAGAATTACCTATAGCTATTACAGGAAATTCATTTTCATTGATTTCTATAGATTTTTCTAGAAGTTTATTTATTTCATATTCATCAAGGGAGATGTCTTTATTACTTTCAAAAATACTAGCGAACTCTTTTTCCACTATCAATTCTCTTCATAATTTTTTCTTATAGTTGAATATCTTTTTTGTATATTAATCGTAGTATCATTAGTTATCGGCATATTATAATCAAATCCTATCGGTAAAAAACCTAATTCTGTCATTCCTCCGCAAATTTCTAAAACCTCATTTACTGAAATGCCATATTTACAAAAATATACTCCCTGATTAACAACCGCTCCTTTTACTGTAATACTAATTAATTTATCATTTGCATTTTTAGTTTTATAAAATAGATTTATAAACATACCAAATACAAATATCAATAATGTAAAAGATAAACAAAGTATTCTATCTCTCATAATATTATCGGTTACTATTTTATATAACTATATAAATTTATTTAATGATATCATTCTTTTTATTTGTAGTCAAGATTTCTATTAATTAATATGTAATAATTATATTTTTTACTTGAATATTTACATAATGGTTGTATACTATTAAAAATATTATATTTATTTCCGATTATTATTAGTAAAAATAAATTATATGGTGTTATTATATGTTTGATTTAGATGTAGTAAATGCTTTCAGCAAAGGTACAGTTATTATATTAAAAAGTTATTTCAATTCTAAAGTTGGAAAAGGTGATGTAAGAATATACAGAAATGCAAATCATGTAGGCGGTGTTATAGTATTTGTTGGTATTACAGGCGATTTAAGCGGAAGACTTATGTTTAATATGAGTAAAGCAACTGCTTTTAAACTAGCTTCAGCTCTTAATATGGAATCTATAACTTCAATAGACGATATTTTTATTGCAACTATTAAAGAATTTGTTAACATGGTTGCTGGAAGTGCTATCAATGATCTATCAACAAAACATATAGATTTAGATATGACTCCTCCTGCTATACTTATGAGCGAACAAATGTCTATGCTTGAAAAAGAAAATGATAAAATATTATCTATAAATTATAAAACAGAATTAGGTGAAATTTTTATGAACTTAATTCTATTTAATCAAACTAATTGATAAAATGCCCAAAATAGTACAATATTCTCTAATATTATTTATTATAGTTTTAACTATAAAAATAATTATTGATAATATTTGTATAAAAATAAAATCAGATAAATTTTTAAATAAATATTTTAAAGATGAAGAAAAACTATACTCTTTAGAAGAAGTTTCATCGGCTTTTAGATTAGAAAAAGAACATTTTTTACAGCTTTTATCCACATTGGAAAAATATAATTATTTTTCTTTTTTTAATAAAAAAGGCGTTACTATGGTAAAAGATTACTATTCAAGATATGAATTAAAATATTTAGTACGTATTTTATCTAAAAAGCAAAAATTGAAATATTAAATTATATTATTTCCTTTATAAATAAGTCATTAGATGTAGATAAATCAACAACTTCTAACCCATCACTAACTGTACCATCAAGATGTTTAACAATGGAAAGTACAGGTCTTAAAGGAAGATTAGGATTTTGCTCTATTACTCTTGCTATAGAACCGTTTGAAAGTTTTACCCTTGTATTATTAGGATAAAATCCTACAGCTTTTTGAAATGCTTTTACAACATCACTGTCAAAATCTTTTTTAGCTAAAGATATTATAATTTTCACAGCCTTATCAGGAGTACAAGGTACGCCATGTTCTCCTTTGGTTAGTAAATTATTAAAAGTATTACAAATAGATACTATTTTACTGTATAAACTTATATCTTTATTATCTTTTTGAAAAGGATATCCGCTTCCATCATATTTTTCATGATGCTCCAACACAATATCTGCTATATTATCATCTAAATTATCTCTTTTTACTAATTTATAACCTTGAGTTGGATGTTTTTTTAATATACTTTCCTCTTCTTTTGTGAGATTAACCTTTGAAAGAAGACTCTCTTGTATAAGTACTTTTCCTATATCATGTACCAAAGCTCCAAGCATAATATTAGCCATATCCACTTTAGTAAGATTCAATTCTCCTGCTGTAATAGCTGCTAATGTTGCAACATCTACTGCATGTTTATACATAGTTTCATCTTTTCTTTTCAGCATAGAAAGATAGGAATGGGCATCTTTATTTTCTACAATAGAAGAAAGCATGTTATTTACTTCCTTCTTCATAGAATCAAAATCTATTCCGCCGCCTTTTTTTGCTATTTCATATAATGACTTTGTTTTTTCTATAGTAGCTTCCTGTCTTTTAACAACTTCCTGACTATCTATCTTCAATATTTTCTTTCCTTCTTCTTCCATTATGCCTCTTAATACAGGTTTTTTGCCGTCTCCAGAAGTATTAACAGTATTTTCTTTTTTTAAATCTAAAAGCTCCATTACACTAACTGTAGTAATAGAATTCCTTTTTAAAGTTTCTATAATATCTTTTGTAACAATAGTTCCAATATCTACAATTCTTTTTTCATCACTATTATATATATTGCTGGCTATCTTCATTCCTTCTTTTACTTCATTTAATGGTATAACAATCTTTGGCATTTAGTTCCTCACTATAAATAAATCATTATATTAAAGAATATAATATCATATAGTTGTATATTATCAAGTAAAATTATGTTAATTTCTATATATAAAATTTTGTACTGCTTATGAAATTATGTATTTTTTCCAAATCTTATAGATGTCACATTGTACTTATTAAGCCTTAATATAAACATAGCCACTATTACAGCAAAAAATAATGCTGCCACTATAAAATAATTAGCTATAGATGCTGTAGTTTTATTCTGTATGATATTAAGTCTTTCTGATTTGGAATTTATGCTTTCATCTATTGCATTGGCTTCTGATATATTGCCGCTTTCCATCAAAGAACCTTTTCTCATTCTAAGATTATCTATTTCTTGTATTATAGTATCGGCTTCCCTATCTTTTTTTATATTATTGTAAAGATTATATCCCCAAGTACCTATACCTATAAGCGACAAAATAGAAGTTATTATAATCAATACTAATATAGCAAATCTTCTTTTTTTTATGCTTAAATTTGATATATTTAAAGATTTTGACTTTATTTCTTCAATATGATCTATAAGCTCTTTAGAATCCGGATAAGTCAATTTTGCTTCTTCTATACATGACAAAAGATTAAGCATAGATTTGTATCTTTCAGACCTTTGAAATCCTAAATAATATTTATCTATCTCTTTTATTTTATCTTCTACTGTATGTTTAACTATTTTTGGTTTTAAAAAATATGATTTTTTTTTCTTTTTTTTCTTATTATCTTCATCCGAACCATCATTTATTTCTTCATCGTTATCTTTATCTATAAGATCAATATTACTTTCATTACTGCCATCAAGAAATCCCTTATCTAATTTCCTAATTCCTCCTAATGTGCTTTCCTGACTTACTGTATTTCCATTCTTATCTTTTACCTGAACTCTGATTCCAAATGTATTTCTAAACATAGCTTCTGCACTTTCTACACTTGTATCTTTATTGATGACTATAAAAGCTTTTTGATTTTTTCTAGGATCAGATATTTCAAATAGTTTAATATTATCTGATTTGTGAGCACCTTTATATATTCCTAAAGATACCCCAAATTCTCTATCAAAAGCATCAAGTAATTTTGATATTGACATATCTAATGTTATCTTCATAATAAACAACCTTCACAATATGCTATTTTACCATATTTTACAATAAATAAAACATATAACTATAAAAAAAGAAAAAATATAGAATATCATACTTGATTTTTACTCAGTATAATTTATAATCTAAGCATTAAAAAAATTTTAAATTTGTATGTTTTTATTATAACATATTGCCGAGATGGCGAAATTGGTAGACGCAGCAGACTCAAAATCTGCCTGAGGCAACTCAGTGAGGGTTCGAGTCCCTCTCTCGGCACAGTAAATTACTATAAATGAGTGTGCCTATGAATTACTCAGCTATAATAATAGATGATGATAATAATAGATTGAACAAAGTTAAAGCTACTTTAGAAAGTTCATCTATAAAGGTATTCATAGCTGAAAATTTATATGAACTTATAAGCAAAATATATAAATACAGTGTGAAAATTTTAGTATTCAATCCTAATCTTGTATGGATAAATGTTATAGAATTTATAACAGAACTCAAAAAACTTCCAAATTATGATGAGTTTACAATATTCTTTTTATATGAAGATATAGATATAGACTTGGAAAGAGAAGCAAAAAAACATAATATAATATGTATGAAATATCCGCTTCATATAAATAAATTGATAACGAAAATAGAATCTTTATGACTCTATCATAAATTTTATAAAGAAAGTAGTTCCTTCACCCGGTATTGATTCTACATCTATTGTACCATTATGTTCTGATATTATTTTTTCAACTGTAGAAAGCCCTATTCCTGTACCCTTCTCTTTTGATGTAAAATACGGTTCAAATATTTTATGCAAATTATTATTTTCAATTCCAATACCTGTATCTGTAATACTAATAATAAAAAATTCATTTAAATCTATAATTTCATGGTATGATGATATATATATAACCGATCTTGAAGACTTTTCCATAGCTTCTATAGCATTTTTAATCAAATTTCTAAAAGCCATTATCAACTTTTCTTTATCCATGTTAATAAAATAATCATGCTTACTTAATACCACACTGAATTTAATAGTGTTTATGTTCTTAAAAGACTCTAAAACCTCTATTAAAGCACTATTTATAGACTGTTTTTCATCAGAAAGTCTAATGGCAAATGAAAACTCAGAAAAAGATCTCACCAAATTAGAAATTACATTAGCATTTTTTATTATAATATTTGATGATTTTTTAGCCTTTTCAACATCTTTATCTGTCATATTCGTAGATATTTTTCTTTCTATAAGTTCTGCATTCATTATTATAGGCATAAGAGGATTTTTTATCTCATGAGCCACTTTAATAGCAGCCTCTCTCCAAGTTTCAAGTCTAGCCCTTGTATTCTCTCTGTCTCTATGATATTTTAATGCCCTTGCCATTACATTGAATCTATGTATCAAATTTCTCATATCATGAACGCCGCCAAGCTTCATATCTATATTAAAATCAGCATTTGTAATAGAATTTGTAGCATTAAGTATTAAACTTATAGGTCTTGTTATGAGCCTAGATAGAGCTATTCCAAATATTATAGAAAAAAATGCGGATATACCAAGAACAAATATATACAAAAGACTAAGTATCATAGAAAATTCATTTGTAAACATATTTACAGAGTTATATATCCTAAAAGTCTCCAAAGCATTATTTCTAACTTCTATATAATTTTTAGGCATAGATTCAGACCATATAACATAGTTGTTTTTGTATGATAATGGTATAATAGCATTAACATAAAAAGAACCATTATATTCGCTATTAATAAATAATATATTTGTGTTAGTTAATTTATAGTTGATATCAAGCGGTATATAATTAGCAGAATTAAAAAAAATTATATTATTCAAATTATATGAATTTGATAGAAACACTATATTATTAAAATATTCTGAAGATTTTATTATTTTACTTATATCTTCATATTTTATATGTCCAATTTCTAAATTATAATATAAATTATTGAAATACCTTATACCAACACTATCAATAACATTTGACATGAATATCTGTTTATCTATTATTTCTTGATTTGAAATATCTATTACATATTCTACAGAACTGCTAATTTTTTGATCCAAAAATAGATTTAAATTTGTTTTGATAATATATGTAGATATTTTGCTTATAAACAAACTTGGAACAACAGTCATAAGCCCCATAATCAATACTATTACCAATTTTAGATGAGAACCTTCCTTTTTCATTATAGCATCAACAATAAATTTAATTATAACTATAACACCTATTAAAATACTTGTTAAAGGGAAAAACATTACAGAAAACATATAAAACTGATTTGTAATGTTAGGTTCATATATAAAGCTGCTTATCCACAAAGCAGCTATAAAATTTAATATAATAAAAAAACATATAATACTTGGAAATAATATTCCATATCTAGTTTTTATTTTCGATATTGTTTTTTTAATAAAATTCATAATATAATTATTATTTAAGCATATTTTGTAATATATCTTTCATATCATCTATTTTTTTTAATTGTACTGCTTTAATACCAATATCTAAAGCAGCATTAACATTATTAATATTATCATCTATAAATAGGCATTCATCAGCTTTTAAATCAAATTTATTTAAAAAATATTCATAAATATCTTTATTAGGCTTTATCATTTTTATATGAGCAGAAACAACACCTCCAATGCATGTATCATCAAAAAAATCTGTTTCTTTTCTTAATGCTTCAAATGTTTCAGAAGGCATATTGGAAAGATAATATATATCATATCCTTTATTTTTATATTCTTTAAGTAAAGAAATATTATTATGATTTTTATTTAAACATAGAGTAAGTGAAGTATCAAATAATTCATCTATAATTTTTTGATATTTAGGATTCATATCTATAAATAATTTTCTTGCATCATTAAAGTCAAGATCTCCTTTATCCATAAGATGCCAATTTTTATTTGAAAAAGAATTTTGAAAAAATTTTTCTCTGTCTTCTTCATCTATATATTTATTCATAAATTCATTTACATTAAATTCATATAATACATTTCCAATATCTGATACAATATTTTTAATCATAAAGATAGCCTTTTTAAAAAAGAAATTTAGTAATATTATATTTTCTATAAAAATGTTTGTCAAGTATATAGATAATATATTATAATTATATAAAAATAATTTTTTTAATCATAATTTTATCTAATATTATGTTAATTTTAATACTGCAGTCTTGACAAATAATTAAAAAGAATTTATATTGTATTCAACTCTGCTGTTCTCGTTAAACGATAGTACATTCTTGCGCCAGTATAAATTAATGCATTAGGGATCTGGAGCGAAGCATTAATGATAGGCTCGCCGTTATCGCGATACGGTTTTGAGAAATCAAGGTCATGTTTCTGAGGAACCCACCTGACAAGAAAAGTCAGGCGCATTTATGTCGTATACGGCTCAGCGGAGCTTTTTAATAACATATCAAATTAAATAAACATATCAAGAAAACATTTCAAGTAAAATTTGCTTTAGCCGATAACTAATATAGTTTTTTATATCTTTATTATAAGATAACTATTATATAAAGGCTGAATATTATGAATGAAAATAAAAAGCAGAAAATAATGAAAACAGTTTTAAGTTTAATGATATCTTTTCTTATCATTTTTATAGTTGCTATGTTCGCACGTGCTGCAAGTAATACTGTACTTCCAGAAAACAATGGTATAGCGGTATTTATCAATGACTATTTAGATATGATGATGCAAAGAGTAGATAAAATAGCAGTAAAAATGAAAATAAAAAGAAATAGTGTATCTGAGTACCAAGTTAATTTAATAACTCAATCAATATCCGATTATGTAGGATATAGTATGTATCAAACATCAGATTCACTAAAAGATTTTAATCCTAATAATACACCTTCAAAAGCTCAAATAGATAAATACAAAAATAATTATTATAAAATGACTGTTGAAAATCCATATTTGAGAGGAATGACTGTTTTCAGCACAGAAGGAAAAATGCTTCTTAATTTATATTTATCAAGAAATAAATCTTGGCCTTTAGAACTTCAGGACAATTTAATAAATGAAATTAAAAATAAAGGATCATTAGTATTAAATGCTACAAATGAAAATGCATTTTATATAATGGAATATATAAAAAATCCTTATGGAGAAATAATCGTTACTACTAGAAATGATTATGCTTATGTATCTGATATAGCTATGTATTATCAAGTAGCTGACAAAAGAC is a genomic window containing:
- a CDS encoding chemotaxis protein CheX — encoded protein: MFDLDVVNAFSKGTVIILKSYFNSKVGKGDVRIYRNANHVGGVIVFVGITGDLSGRLMFNMSKATAFKLASALNMESITSIDDIFIATIKEFVNMVAGSAINDLSTKHIDLDMTPPAILMSEQMSMLEKENDKILSINYKTELGEIFMNLILFNQTN
- a CDS encoding HD-GYP domain-containing protein encodes the protein MPKIVIPLNEVKEGMKIASNIYNSDEKRIVDIGTIVTKDIIETLKRNSITTVSVMELLDLKKENTVNTSGDGKKPVLRGIMEEEGKKILKIDSQEVVKRQEATIEKTKSLYEIAKKGGGIDFDSMKKEVNNMLSSIVENKDAHSYLSMLKRKDETMYKHAVDVATLAAITAGELNLTKVDMANIMLGALVHDIGKVLIQESLLSKVNLTKEEESILKKHPTQGYKLVKRDNLDDNIADIVLEHHEKYDGSGYPFQKDNKDISLYSKIVSICNTFNNLLTKGEHGVPCTPDKAVKIIISLAKKDFDSDVVKAFQKAVGFYPNNTRVKLSNGSIARVIEQNPNLPLRPVLSIVKHLDGTVSDGLEVVDLSTSNDLFIKEII
- a CDS encoding response regulator; protein product: MNYSAIIIDDDNNRLNKVKATLESSSIKVFIAENLYELISKIYKYSVKILVFNPNLVWINVIEFITELKKLPNYDEFTIFFLYEDIDIDLEREAKKHNIICMKYPLHINKLITKIESL
- a CDS encoding sensor histidine kinase — encoded protein: MNFIKKTISKIKTRYGILFPSIICFFIILNFIAALWISSFIYEPNITNQFYMFSVMFFPLTSILIGVIVIIKFIVDAIMKKEGSHLKLVIVLIMGLMTVVPSLFISKISTYIIKTNLNLFLDQKISSSVEYVIDISNQEIIDKQIFMSNVIDSVGIRYFNNLYYNLEIGHIKYEDISKIIKSSEYFNNIVFLSNSYNLNNIIFFNSANYIPLDINYKLTNTNILFINSEYNGSFYVNAIIPLSYKNNYVIWSESMPKNYIEVRNNALETFRIYNSVNMFTNEFSMILSLLYIFVLGISAFFSIIFGIALSRLITRPISLILNATNSITNADFNIDMKLGGVHDMRNLIHRFNVMARALKYHRDRENTRARLETWREAAIKVAHEIKNPLMPIIMNAELIERKISTNMTDKDVEKAKKSSNIIIKNANVISNLVRSFSEFSFAIRLSDEKQSINSALIEVLESFKNINTIKFSVVLSKHDYFINMDKEKLIMAFRNLIKNAIEAMEKSSRSVIYISSYHEIIDLNEFFIISITDTGIGIENNNLHKIFEPYFTSKEKGTGIGLSTVEKIISEHNGTIDVESIPGEGTTFFIKFMIES
- a CDS encoding HAD-IA family hydrolase, whose amino-acid sequence is MIKNIVSDIGNVLYEFNVNEFMNKYIDEEDREKFFQNSFSNKNWHLMDKGDLDFNDARKLFIDMNPKYQKIIDELFDTSLTLCLNKNHNNISLLKEYKNKGYDIYYLSNMPSETFEALRKETDFFDDTCIGGVVSAHIKMIKPNKDIYEYFLNKFDLKADECLFIDDNINNVNAALDIGIKAVQLKKIDDMKDILQNMLK